From Desulfobacteraceae bacterium, one genomic window encodes:
- the argB gene encoding acetylglutamate kinase, whose amino-acid sequence MNPSVADILIEALPYIRRFSGMTIVIKYGGHAMVDEDLKEAFARDITLMKFIGLNPVVVHGGGPQINSVLDRMGIRPRFVRGMRLTDAPTMDVVEMVLGGKVNKAIVAQVNRQGGRAVGLSGKDGGLIMARKLQILHQEDDSKPPEIIDPGLVGEVTRINPEIIQTLTGQGFIPIIAPVGAGENGETFNINADLVAGRIAGALSAGRLMLLTDVDGVMDAAGRLISSIDSQTIRRMVQNGEISGGMIPKIEYGLKALSDGVQKVQIINGAKRHALLLELFTDQGIGTEVTL is encoded by the coding sequence ATGAACCCCAGTGTCGCCGACATTCTGATCGAAGCGCTGCCCTATATCCGGCGGTTTTCCGGAATGACCATCGTGATCAAATACGGCGGGCACGCCATGGTGGACGAGGACCTCAAGGAGGCCTTCGCGCGCGACATCACCCTGATGAAGTTTATCGGGCTCAACCCGGTGGTGGTCCACGGCGGCGGGCCCCAGATCAATTCGGTGCTGGACCGGATGGGCATCCGGCCCCGATTCGTGCGGGGGATGCGCCTGACCGACGCCCCCACCATGGACGTGGTCGAGATGGTTCTGGGCGGCAAGGTCAACAAGGCCATCGTGGCCCAGGTCAACCGCCAGGGCGGCCGCGCGGTGGGGCTGAGCGGCAAGGACGGCGGGTTGATCATGGCCAGGAAGCTTCAGATTCTCCATCAGGAGGACGACTCCAAACCACCGGAGATCATCGACCCGGGGCTGGTCGGGGAGGTCACCCGGATCAACCCGGAGATCATTCAAACCCTGACCGGCCAGGGTTTCATCCCCATCATCGCGCCGGTCGGGGCGGGCGAGAATGGGGAAACCTTCAACATCAACGCCGACCTGGTGGCCGGCCGGATCGCCGGGGCGCTCTCCGCCGGCCGCTTGATGCTGCTGACCGACGTCGACGGGGTCATGGACGCCGCCGGCCGCCTGATCTCCTCCATCGATTCCCAAACGATCCGCCGGATGGTGCAAAACGGCGAGATCTCCGGCGGCATGATCCCCAAGATCGAATACGGCCTCAAGGCGCTCTCGGATGGGGTGCAAAAGGTGCAGATCATCAACGGCGCCAAACGCCACGCCCTGCTGCTGGAGCTGTTCACCGACCAGGGGATCGGAACGGAGGTGACCCTGTGA
- a CDS encoding acetylornithine transaminase yields the protein MNPAENPTIAAADGAICATYKRFPIVLVEGRGASLWDSDGRRYTDFVAGIAVCNLGHAHPAVAEALCRQAKLLLHVSNLYYTVPQTELAAWLTAHSFAERVFFCNSGAEANEAALKLVRKYFNDRGAAGRRRVVAMERSFHGRTMATLSATGQEKVRQGFEPVLGGFEFVPFNDIDALAQVVDQDTAAVVLEPVQGEGGVRPPAPGYLQAVRALCDDAGALLVFDEIQTGIGRTGKLFAHEHFGVQPDIMTLAKALANGLPMGAMLATEKIAAAFGFGSHASTFGGTPIVAAAALEVVRALDGGLIDQAAATGAYFKEQLLGLQSRHPSVREVRGLGLLLGMEIDGDGDAIVRACMQQGFLINCIQGDILRFVPPLIISREEIDGLVACLDALL from the coding sequence GTGAACCCGGCTGAAAACCCCACCATCGCCGCCGCCGACGGCGCCATCTGCGCCACCTACAAGCGCTTTCCGATCGTTCTGGTGGAAGGCCGTGGCGCCAGCCTGTGGGACAGCGACGGCCGGCGCTATACCGATTTCGTCGCCGGGATCGCCGTCTGCAACCTGGGTCACGCGCACCCGGCGGTGGCCGAGGCGCTCTGCCGCCAGGCAAAGCTTCTGCTGCACGTCTCCAACCTCTACTACACCGTTCCCCAGACCGAGCTGGCCGCCTGGCTGACCGCCCACAGCTTCGCCGAGCGCGTCTTTTTCTGCAACAGCGGCGCCGAAGCCAACGAGGCCGCCCTGAAGCTGGTGCGCAAGTATTTCAACGACCGCGGCGCGGCCGGCCGGCGGCGGGTGGTGGCCATGGAGCGCTCCTTCCACGGGCGGACCATGGCGACCCTCTCGGCCACCGGCCAGGAAAAGGTGCGCCAGGGCTTCGAGCCCGTCCTGGGGGGATTCGAGTTCGTGCCCTTCAATGATATCGATGCCCTGGCCCAGGTGGTGGATCAGGACACCGCGGCGGTGGTCCTGGAGCCGGTGCAAGGGGAGGGCGGTGTGCGGCCGCCGGCGCCCGGCTACCTTCAGGCGGTGCGCGCGCTCTGCGACGATGCCGGCGCCCTGCTGGTGTTCGACGAGATTCAGACCGGGATCGGCCGCACCGGAAAACTCTTCGCCCACGAGCATTTCGGTGTTCAGCCCGACATCATGACCCTGGCCAAGGCCCTGGCCAACGGGCTGCCCATGGGGGCCATGCTGGCCACCGAAAAGATCGCCGCGGCCTTCGGGTTCGGCAGCCACGCCTCCACCTTTGGCGGCACCCCGATCGTGGCGGCGGCCGCCCTGGAGGTGGTCAGGGCCCTGGACGGCGGTCTGATCGACCAGGCCGCGGCCACCGGGGCTTATTTCAAGGAGCAGCTCCTGGGCCTGCAGTCGCGCCACCCATCGGTGCGGGAGGTTCGCGGCCTGGGGCTGCTTCTGGGAATGGAGATCGACGGCGACGGTGATGCCATCGTGCGGGCCTGCATGCAGCAGGGCTTCCTGATCAACTGCATTCAGGGCGATATCCTGCGCTTCGTGCCGCCGCTGATCATCTCGCGCGAGGAAATCGACGGCCTGGTGGCCTGTCTGGACGCGCTGCTCTGA